Proteins encoded within one genomic window of Phormidium ambiguum IAM M-71:
- the ltrA gene encoding group II intron reverse transcriptase/maturase, protein MGNHKVNWKDIVWKKFHRHVYRLQKRIFKASQRGDVGTMRRLQKLLMKSFAAKCLAVRRVTQDNQGKSTAGVDGKKSLTPNQRLELVATLKPGTKAKATRRVMIPKPGKAEKRPLGIPTMSDRALQCLVKLALEPEWEARFEENSYGFRPGRSCHDAIQSIFISIAQKPKYVFDADISKCFDRIDHKALLHKLNTFPALRRQVKSWLKAGYILNYQWEPTHAGTPQGGVISPLLANIALHGMEQHIRSCFKSNATTKHELGVVRYADDFVILHKDLKVLEACIKGASEFLASIGLELHPDKTRVVHTLINHDNQKPGFNFLGFNICQHKIGKHQSKQGFVTLIKPQKEKVQAHHQKLADIIVRMKAAPQSALIGKLNPIIRGWSNYYSAVVSKETFGKLDHLLNWSLRNWGKRRHASKTGKWVYERYWHRIRQGDYDAMTFSTSQDSKNPCWLLSHARTPIVRHKKVKGAKSPFDGDLIYWSTRLGEHPEMDATVAKLLKRQDGKCAYCRHNFMDGDLMEKDHTIEKRLGGKNSFSNLQLLHRHCHDKKTAMMSVLASSNVKEADK, encoded by the coding sequence ATGGGCAACCATAAGGTGAACTGGAAAGACATCGTATGGAAGAAATTCCATCGTCATGTCTACCGCCTCCAAAAGCGAATATTCAAGGCAAGCCAACGTGGTGATGTCGGCACAATGCGACGACTTCAGAAGCTTTTGATGAAATCCTTTGCCGCAAAATGTCTAGCGGTTCGTAGGGTAACGCAGGATAATCAGGGTAAATCTACGGCTGGAGTGGATGGGAAAAAATCCTTGACACCTAATCAGCGCCTGGAATTGGTGGCAACACTAAAACCAGGTACAAAAGCCAAAGCCACACGAAGGGTGATGATTCCAAAACCCGGAAAGGCCGAAAAGCGTCCCCTCGGAATTCCCACAATGTCAGACAGAGCATTACAGTGCCTGGTCAAACTCGCACTGGAACCAGAATGGGAAGCGCGGTTTGAAGAAAATTCCTATGGCTTCAGACCAGGAAGGTCGTGCCACGATGCTATTCAATCTATCTTCATCAGCATTGCCCAAAAACCTAAATATGTGTTTGATGCGGATATAAGCAAATGCTTCGACCGTATCGACCACAAGGCACTGCTGCACAAACTGAATACCTTCCCGGCATTACGCCGCCAAGTCAAATCTTGGCTAAAGGCAGGATACATCCTCAATTACCAATGGGAGCCAACCCATGCAGGGACTCCTCAAGGGGGAGTGATAAGCCCCCTCTTGGCTAACATTGCCCTGCACGGGATGGAACAGCATATTAGAAGCTGCTTTAAGTCCAACGCTACTACAAAGCACGAACTTGGAGTAGTAAGATATGCCGACGATTTTGTAATTCTTCACAAAGACCTAAAGGTATTAGAGGCTTGCATAAAGGGCGCATCGGAATTCCTAGCATCAATCGGTCTTGAGTTACACCCCGATAAAACACGGGTTGTCCATACCTTAATCAATCATGACAACCAGAAACCAGGATTTAACTTCCTTGGTTTCAACATTTGCCAACACAAAATTGGTAAACATCAGAGCAAACAGGGATTTGTAACTCTCATCAAACCCCAGAAAGAAAAGGTACAAGCTCACCATCAAAAACTCGCTGACATCATAGTAAGAATGAAAGCAGCGCCACAATCGGCACTAATCGGCAAACTCAACCCGATAATCAGAGGCTGGTCAAATTACTACAGCGCAGTGGTGAGTAAAGAGACGTTTGGGAAACTAGACCACCTCTTGAATTGGAGCCTTAGAAATTGGGGGAAACGCCGTCACGCATCCAAAACTGGAAAATGGGTATACGAACGGTACTGGCACAGAATCCGACAAGGAGACTACGATGCCATGACCTTCTCCACCAGTCAAGATTCCAAGAACCCTTGCTGGCTACTATCCCACGCCCGAACACCTATAGTAAGGCATAAGAAAGTTAAGGGAGCCAAAAGCCCATTTGACGGCGATTTAATCTACTGGAGTACGCGCCTTGGGGAACATCCTGAAATGGACGCAACAGTGGCAAAATTGCTGAAGCGCCAAGACGGTAAGTGTGCCTATTGTCGCCATAACTTTATGGATGGAGACTTAATGGAGAAAGACCACACCATTGAGAAACGCCTCGGAGGTAAAAACTCCTTTAGCAACCTCCAACTTCTCCATCGCCATTGCCACGACAAGAAGACTGCAATGATGTCAGTCTTAGCTAGCTCCAATGTCAAGGAAGCGGATAAATGA